The genomic DNA GCAAATGGAGAGCTCATCAATACTACGACAGTACCTGAATTAGCTGCAAAACAAAATATTACCTTTTCATTTAATTGGACTACGCCTACGAGCTCAGGCTGGTATAATTTAAGAGCTGATGTATTACCGGCAAACGAAAATGTTACGTTTAATGAACTTGATAAAGGGAATAATGCTGTTACAATAAGAGTATTAGTTGGCAAGGAAATAACTTACTGGCGTGTTATTGCATTTGTTCTTGGTATTGCTACTTTTATTATTGCGCTCGCTCTCTGGCGAAGAATTAGGAGAAGGAGATAGTGGCCAGTAGTAGGGTGGCTAGAATTCCGACTACCTTCCTCTTGCTCTTTCAATCAAAGCTCTTAACTCTTCCTTATCTCTATAGCCAGTAAATGCGATAAAAGGCTTTTGAGCTCTGTCAAATACTGCAACGAAAGGCACTGCATCTATGCCTATTTTAGCAGCTAACTCTACTTCTTTATCTACATCTATCCTTCTCACAGAAACATCTTTATCTTTTACTCTATCCAAAGCTTCACTCAGTAGTTTACAAGGCGGGCACCATTCTGTATAGAAGTCAATTATTGTGATTTTGCCTTTCTCAACTAATTGCTGAATTTTAGGCTCTTTAACAGCTCTTTCTAATTTTGCTCTATCTTGCTCCATCTTTATTTTAACCTCACTTTTACAAACAGTCCGCATAAACATTTATTTTGTTGCTTAATTTCTTCAAGAGCGTAAGCGCAGGGACATATAGTAGAAGGGCTTTTTACTCTTCTGCAAGGACAATACCCTTTATTTTTCAGTATCGCTTCTATTAACTTCGATTTTTGCGCACTAAACCCAATCTCATGCTCTTCTGCAAATTTTTCTAGTTTTGCAATCAATTCTTCTTTTTCCATTTTAAGTCAAATATTGCGCTTGCCATCAACGGCAGCAGTACAGTAGCATCGCCTTCTACAGTAATATGCTCAGCTTTTTCTTTAATTTTACCCCAAGAAATAGCCTCTGTAGTTCTAGCGCCGCTCAAACTACCGTCCCATTCAACTGCAGTTGTAATATAGATTGCGTAATCTAAACCTTTTCTAAACTGGTTCCACCAAATAGTATGATGCTTGGAAATACCTCCTCCTATTATTAGAGCTCCAGTCCGTTTCGCATTAAATATCAATTCGCAGAGGTCTTGCTGATCTTTAAATAAGGCGATCTCAAAATTTTTATGTTCTTGCCAAAATAGCCATAGCTGCGAGCCTAAAGCGCCGTCAAATATGCCTGGAATAAACACAGGGATTTTATTTCTATAGCACCAGTAAATTATAGAATTTTTGTTTTTTATTCTTTTACCTAATTCCCAGATAAGCTCTTTAGTAGAAAGTTTCTTTTGCTTTCGCCATATCTCTTTCAAGACAGTCTGAAGTTTATTCTCCAGAATTTTTCCGTAACTATCAAAAGGTATTAAAATATTGCCGAGTCTGTGAGT from Candidatus Thermoplasmatota archaeon includes the following:
- a CDS encoding thioredoxin family protein codes for the protein MEQDRAKLERAVKEPKIQQLVEKGKITIIDFYTEWCPPCKLLSEALDRVKDKDVSVRRIDVDKEVELAAKIGIDAVPFVAVFDRAQKPFIAFTGYRDKEELRALIERARGR
- a CDS encoding ferredoxin-thioredoxin reductase catalytic domain-containing protein, coding for MEKEELIAKLEKFAEEHEIGFSAQKSKLIEAILKNKGYCPCRRVKSPSTICPCAYALEEIKQQNKCLCGLFVKVRLK
- a CDS encoding deoxyhypusine synthase, with the translated sequence MREVVDIKLARNQTVKELIRQFDLSGGFTAKKLAAACEILNKMLFDKKCLKFLSFTANIVATGCRGVIRELAKRKLVDAIITTCGSLDHDLARCWKSYYQGDFTMDDAQLHRTKTHRLGNILIPFDSYGKILENKLQTVLKEIWRKQKKLSTKELIWELGKRIKNKNSIIYWCYRNKIPVFIPGIFDGALGSQLWLFWQEHKNFEIALFKDQQDLCELIFNAKRTGALIIGGGISKHHTIWWNQFRKGLDYAIYITTAVEWDGSLSGARTTEAISWGKIKEKAEHITVEGDATVLLPLMASAIFDLKWKKKN